In Vairimorpha necatrix chromosome 8, complete sequence, a single window of DNA contains:
- a CDS encoding DDE-TNP-IS1595 domain-containing protein — MVFFSIFLPITLTEGILEKVEEVDPWNPIFQDNDMAITLLLEIGVIKPVMPCVSKFCVRNIKMITTPSFIDGKGYKCPSKKCKRKSLYCWVFSYTNYQAINFCQIAENTYIEFKNVLMDIISETPSRIEKIAVANFGSVHEIVNHSKGFVNGEDGHTNQIENFWSYLKLIIEKEVG; from the exons ATGGtatttttttccattttctTACCCATTACGCTAACAGAAGgaattttagaaaaggTAGAAGAAGTTGATCCTTGGAATCCTATATTCCAAGATAATGACATGGCAATTACACTTTTGTTAGAAATAGGTGTAATAAAACCTGTTATGCCATGTGTATCTAAATTTTGTGTaagaaacataaaaatgattacAACACCTTCCTTCATTGATGGGAAAGGGTACAAATGCCcaagtaaaaaatgtaaaagaaA GAGCTTGTATTGTTGGGTCTTTTCATACACGAATTATCAAgctattaatttttgtcaGATAGCCGAGAACACATAcattgaatttaaaaatgtattaatGGATATTATAAGTGAGACTCCTTCTAGAATCGAAAAAATAG CTGTGGCTAATTTTGGATCAGTACATGAAATAGTAAATCATAGTAAGGGATTTGTTAATGGAGAGGATGGTCATACAAACCAGATTGAAAATTTCTGGTCTTACTTAAAACTCattatagaaaaagaaGTGGGTTAA